From Passer domesticus isolate bPasDom1 chromosome 5, bPasDom1.hap1, whole genome shotgun sequence, the proteins below share one genomic window:
- the TTLL12 gene encoding tubulin--tyrosine ligase-like protein 12 isoform X1: MAGEGEEALAAFVALHGAALRASRVPTQYWESLSRKLRGEIFDAGDYFGIMQVEEVDEEEEVDEEMEEQFKKKPNPGNGPCFKVIVTNENGLQASNPDSVFLIDHAWTYRAEHARHQLRHVPGLLHRMANLVGIPFHGEVPDEGSIEQVLQEMWKYSQTYQLSQGTAEEKVPVWYIMDEFGSRIQHSDQPSFAAAPLFYMPQQIAYTVLWPLRDLETGDEVTRDYAYGETDRLIRKCVLLPWVPTEMLDVSCSTPEPPDEYYQAILAENKEKLPVAINPPVYAKDKVFKVFTDIQQVLNSLTHPRFVFTDNEGEADILYNFSHFKDYRKLSEERPEVMVNQFPCENLLTVKDCLASIARRAGGPDGPRWLPRTFNLQTELPQFISCFQQRDRRGEDNHWICKPWNLARSLDTHITNHLNSIIRHRESSPKVVCKYIEEPVLFEREDVGLVKFDVRYVVLLRSVRPLRLYSYDVFWLRFSNRAFSLDDLDDYEKHFTVMNYAPGVTLKQVHCEDFIPLFEKQYPEYPWTTVQASIFKAFAELFQVATSKPAPLGICDYPSSRAIYAIDLMLKWDTSRDGKRVMQPQILEVNFNPDCDRACKYHPTFFNDVFSTLFLDDTDNSHVTRIV, translated from the exons ATGGCGGGAGAGGGCGAGGAGGCTCTGGCGGCCTTCGTGGCCCTGCACGGGGCCGCGCTCCGCGCATCGCGGGTCCCCACGCAATACTGGGAGAGCCTGAGCCGCAAACTGCGCGGAGAG ATATTTGATGCTGGTGACTACTTTGGCATAATGCAAGTAGAAGAGGtggatgaggaggaagaagttgatgaagaaatggaagaacaatttaaaaagaaaccaaatccTGGAAATGGACCTTGTTTCAAAGTTATTGTAACAAATGAGAATGGACTTCAAGCCTCCAATCCTGATAG CGTGTTCCTCATCGACCACGCATGGACCTACCGTGCAGAGCATGCGCGGCACCAGCTGCGCCACGTGCCCGGCCTGCTGCACAGGATGGCCAACCTCGTGGGCATCCCCTTCCATGGAGAGGTTCCGGACGAGGGCAGCATCgagcaggtgctgcaggaaatgtggaagtACAGCCAGACCTACCAGCTCTCTCAAGGT ACTGCAGAAGAGAAGGTTCCTGTCTGGTACATCATGGATGAATTTGGATCACGCATTCAGCATTCAGACCAGCCGAGttttgcagcagcacctctgtttTATATGCCTCAGCAAATTGCTTACACGGTTCTCTGGCCTTTGAGAGACCTTGAAACTGGTG ATGAAGTCACTCGTGATTATGCTTACGGGGAGACGGATCGCCTGATCAGGAAGTGTGTTTTGTTACCCTGGGTGCCTACTGAAATGTTGGATGTCAGCTGTTCTACTCCAGAGCCACCAGATGAGTATTACCAG GCAATTTTagcagaaaacaaggaaaaactTCCTGTAGCGATAAATCCACCCGTTTATGCCAAAGACAAAGTTTTCAA GGTTTTCACAGACATTCAGCAAGTCCTCAACAGCCTGACACATCCCCGTTTTGTATTCACAGACAACGAGGGAGAAGCAGACATCCTCTACAACTTCTCACACTTCAAAGATTATAG GAAGCTGAGTGAGGAGAGGCCTGAGGTAATGGTGAATCAGTTCCCATGTGAGAACCTCCTGACTGTCAAAGACTGCCTGGCATCCATTGCTAGACGAGCTGGAGGACCAGATGGGCCGAGGTGGCTGCCTCGGACTTTTAACCTCCAGACAGAATTGCCTCAGTTCATCAGCTGCTTCCAGCAACGTGACAGAAG AGGAGAAGATAATCACTGGATATGCAAACCATGGAACCTGGCCAGAAGTCTGGATACCCATATCACCAATCACCTGAACAGCATcatcaggcacagggaaagTAGCCCAAAG GTGGTGTGCAAATATATCGAGGAGCCGGTGCTGTTTGAGCGCGAGGACGTGGGGCTGGTGAAGTTCGACGTGCGCTACGTGGTGCTGCTGCGCTCCGTGCGGCCTCTGCGGCTCTACAGCTACGATGTGTTCTGGCTGCGCTTTTCCAACAG GGCATTTTCACTTGACGACTTGGATGACTATGAGAAGCACTTCACTGTCATGAATTATGCTCCTGGTGTGACATTGAAACAG GTGCACTGTGAAGACTTTATTCCTCTGTTTGAAAAACAATATCCTGAATATCCTTGGACAACAGTACAA GCAAGTATTTTTAAGGCATTTGCTGAATTGTTCCAAGTTGCTACATCTAAGCCTGCCCCTCTTGGCATCTGCGATTATCCATCTTCAAGAGCAATATATGCCATTGACTTGATGCTTAAATGGGACACCAGCAGAGATG GGAAAAGAGTTATGCAGCCTCAGATCTTGGAGGTGAACTTTAATCCTGACTGTGACAGAGCCTGCAAATACCACCCTACCTTTTTTAATGATGTCTTCAGCACCCTATTTCTGGATGACACAGACAACAGCCATGTGACACGCATTGTGTAA
- the TTLL12 gene encoding tubulin--tyrosine ligase-like protein 12 isoform X2, with the protein MKSAVDWDNLLRQSYRTLLRTGPCRMAGEEAVKKEKEIFDAGDYFGIMQVEEVDEEEEVDEEMEEQFKKKPNPGNGPCFKVIVTNENGLQASNPDSVFLIDHAWTYRAEHARHQLRHVPGLLHRMANLVGIPFHGEVPDEGSIEQVLQEMWKYSQTYQLSQGTAEEKVPVWYIMDEFGSRIQHSDQPSFAAAPLFYMPQQIAYTVLWPLRDLETGDEVTRDYAYGETDRLIRKCVLLPWVPTEMLDVSCSTPEPPDEYYQAILAENKEKLPVAINPPVYAKDKVFKVFTDIQQVLNSLTHPRFVFTDNEGEADILYNFSHFKDYRKLSEERPEVMVNQFPCENLLTVKDCLASIARRAGGPDGPRWLPRTFNLQTELPQFISCFQQRDRRGEDNHWICKPWNLARSLDTHITNHLNSIIRHRESSPKVVCKYIEEPVLFEREDVGLVKFDVRYVVLLRSVRPLRLYSYDVFWLRFSNRAFSLDDLDDYEKHFTVMNYAPGVTLKQVHCEDFIPLFEKQYPEYPWTTVQASIFKAFAELFQVATSKPAPLGICDYPSSRAIYAIDLMLKWDTSRDGKRVMQPQILEVNFNPDCDRACKYHPTFFNDVFSTLFLDDTDNSHVTRIV; encoded by the exons ATGAAGAGTGCTGTGGACTGGGATAACCTTTTGAGACAGAGCTACAGGACCTTACTTAGAACTGGACCGTGCAGAATGGCTGGAGAAGAAGCagtaaagaaggaaaaggag ATATTTGATGCTGGTGACTACTTTGGCATAATGCAAGTAGAAGAGGtggatgaggaggaagaagttgatgaagaaatggaagaacaatttaaaaagaaaccaaatccTGGAAATGGACCTTGTTTCAAAGTTATTGTAACAAATGAGAATGGACTTCAAGCCTCCAATCCTGATAG CGTGTTCCTCATCGACCACGCATGGACCTACCGTGCAGAGCATGCGCGGCACCAGCTGCGCCACGTGCCCGGCCTGCTGCACAGGATGGCCAACCTCGTGGGCATCCCCTTCCATGGAGAGGTTCCGGACGAGGGCAGCATCgagcaggtgctgcaggaaatgtggaagtACAGCCAGACCTACCAGCTCTCTCAAGGT ACTGCAGAAGAGAAGGTTCCTGTCTGGTACATCATGGATGAATTTGGATCACGCATTCAGCATTCAGACCAGCCGAGttttgcagcagcacctctgtttTATATGCCTCAGCAAATTGCTTACACGGTTCTCTGGCCTTTGAGAGACCTTGAAACTGGTG ATGAAGTCACTCGTGATTATGCTTACGGGGAGACGGATCGCCTGATCAGGAAGTGTGTTTTGTTACCCTGGGTGCCTACTGAAATGTTGGATGTCAGCTGTTCTACTCCAGAGCCACCAGATGAGTATTACCAG GCAATTTTagcagaaaacaaggaaaaactTCCTGTAGCGATAAATCCACCCGTTTATGCCAAAGACAAAGTTTTCAA GGTTTTCACAGACATTCAGCAAGTCCTCAACAGCCTGACACATCCCCGTTTTGTATTCACAGACAACGAGGGAGAAGCAGACATCCTCTACAACTTCTCACACTTCAAAGATTATAG GAAGCTGAGTGAGGAGAGGCCTGAGGTAATGGTGAATCAGTTCCCATGTGAGAACCTCCTGACTGTCAAAGACTGCCTGGCATCCATTGCTAGACGAGCTGGAGGACCAGATGGGCCGAGGTGGCTGCCTCGGACTTTTAACCTCCAGACAGAATTGCCTCAGTTCATCAGCTGCTTCCAGCAACGTGACAGAAG AGGAGAAGATAATCACTGGATATGCAAACCATGGAACCTGGCCAGAAGTCTGGATACCCATATCACCAATCACCTGAACAGCATcatcaggcacagggaaagTAGCCCAAAG GTGGTGTGCAAATATATCGAGGAGCCGGTGCTGTTTGAGCGCGAGGACGTGGGGCTGGTGAAGTTCGACGTGCGCTACGTGGTGCTGCTGCGCTCCGTGCGGCCTCTGCGGCTCTACAGCTACGATGTGTTCTGGCTGCGCTTTTCCAACAG GGCATTTTCACTTGACGACTTGGATGACTATGAGAAGCACTTCACTGTCATGAATTATGCTCCTGGTGTGACATTGAAACAG GTGCACTGTGAAGACTTTATTCCTCTGTTTGAAAAACAATATCCTGAATATCCTTGGACAACAGTACAA GCAAGTATTTTTAAGGCATTTGCTGAATTGTTCCAAGTTGCTACATCTAAGCCTGCCCCTCTTGGCATCTGCGATTATCCATCTTCAAGAGCAATATATGCCATTGACTTGATGCTTAAATGGGACACCAGCAGAGATG GGAAAAGAGTTATGCAGCCTCAGATCTTGGAGGTGAACTTTAATCCTGACTGTGACAGAGCCTGCAAATACCACCCTACCTTTTTTAATGATGTCTTCAGCACCCTATTTCTGGATGACACAGACAACAGCCATGTGACACGCATTGTGTAA
- the TSPO gene encoding translocator protein, with protein MEVVPAWAPAVGFTLLPHAGGILGSNITKREIPTWYQTLQKPSWCPPNWVFAPVWGTLYTSMGYGSYLVWKELGGFNEKSMVPLGLYAGNLALNWAWTPIFFGAHKMGWGLVTLLLTTGTATVTTASWYNINKTAAYLMVPYLAWLSLASALNYRIWKDNHKKNSE; from the exons ATGGAAGTGGTACCAGCCTGGGCCCCAGCAGTAGGTTTCACACTCCTGCCACATGCAGGAGGAATTTTAGGAAGCAATATAACCAAAAGGGAAATCCCAACATGGTATCAAACTCTACAGAAGCCATCCTGGTGTCCACCTAACTGGGTGTTTGCTCCTGTTTGGGGAACTCTCTATACATCTATGGG ATACGGCTCCTACCTTGTGTGGAAGGAACTGGGGGGCTTCAATGAAAAGTCAATGGTTCCTCTGGGTCTGTATGCAGGGAACCTGGCATTAAACTGGGCATGGACTCCAATATTTTTTGGAGCTCACAAAATGGGATGG GGGTTGGTGACTCTCCTGCTTACAACTGGTACAGCAACAGTTACCACTGCTTCCTGGTACAACATCAACAAAACAGCAGCTTATTTGATGGTTCCTTATTTAGCTTGGCTAAGCTTGGCTTCTGCACTCAATTATCGGATCTGGAAGGACAATCACAAGAAAAACTCTGAATAA